AGGTCTATGAAACTTTCGTGAGCGTGGCGCGCAAGAAGTCGGTCGGCACGAAGGAGCTCGAGGCTATAATCGCTACGACTGCGCTGCAGGTGCCGCCGACCTACGAGCTCGTCAGCTACGTCATAAACAGCGGCAACATCATCAGCGCGACGGCGAACATCCACTGCCGCAAGAACGGCGCGGACCAGTTCGGCCTCGCGGTCGGCGACGGCCCGATAGACGCGGCCTTCCTCGCGATAGAGCAGATAACGGGACACCACTACGAGCTCGACGACTTCCAGATACAGGCCGTAACGGAGGGGCGCGAGGCCATGGGCTCGACGCTCGTCAAGCTCCGCTCGAACGGCAAACTCTACGCGGGCAACGGCATTTCGACGGACATCATCGGATCGAGCATCATGGCGTATTTCAACGCGCTGAATAAGATTTCGTACGAGGAGAATCACAGATAATGAAACTCTCATTTTCAACTTTCGGCTGGCACGACTACACATGGCAGGATTTCTGCGCGGTCGCCAAGGACGGCGGCTTCGCAGGCATAGAGGTACACAACATACACGAGCCCAAGCTCTCGGAGAAGACGAGCATCTTCGACCCCGCGATGGCGAACGCGGCACACCGCGAGATGACCGAGGCCGGGCTTTCGATACCGTGCATCGACACGTGGCACAATATCGCCGACGCGGCGATGTTCGACGAGAACTGCGCCGAAATAAGAGAATATATCGAGACGGCGAAGAACCTCCGCATACCGTACGTCCGCCTCGGCGCGAAGGACGCGGGCAAAAGCTACGAGGAGGAGCGCGGCGCGGTGAAGGCCATTATCGACGCGGTGCTGCCCGCGGCGCGCGAGGCCGGCGTGACGCTGCTCATCGAGACCATAGGCATATTCTCCGACACGGACAGGCTCTGCGAAGTGCTCAACTCATACGCCTGCGACAACCTTGCGGCGCTCTGGGATTTGCAGCACACTTTCCGCGACGCGGGCGAAGCGCCGGAAAAGACGGTCAAGAACCTCGGCGCGTACATCAAGCACGTACATCTGAAAGATTCCGAAATAGTTGACTGCGCCGTCGAGTACCGCCTCGTCTGCGAGGGCAGCCTGCCGATCGACGCGATGATGCGTTCGCTCTACTCGCTGAACTACGACGGCTTCATCTCGCTCGAGTGGAATCCCGAGTGGATGCCCGACATCGCGAACCTCGAGCTTATCTCGCTGCACTTCGTGAACACGATGAACCGCTTCGGCAGCCCGGCGCGCATGGTGAAGTCAAAGCGCCTCTACGAGAGCAAGCGCGGCAAGGGGCTTTATCCGTGGCAGAAGGACAAACTCATCGAAAAGACCTTCCCGCAGGTGCTCGACCGCATAGTCGAGGAATTCCCCGACCAGTACGCCTTCAAGTACACGACGCTGAACTACACGCGCACTTATTCCGAGTTCCGCGACGACGTGGACGAGTTCGCGCGCGCGCTGGTCTCTCTCGGCGTCAGGCCCGGCAGCCACGTCGCGATATGGGCGACGAACCTTCCGCAGTGGTACCTGACCTTCTGGGCGACGACCAAAATCGGCGCGGTGCTCGTCACAGTCAACACCGCCTATAAAATCCACGAGGCCGAATACCTGCTGCGCCAGTCCGACACGCACACGCTGGTAATGATAAAGGGCTACCGCGACTCGCACTACGACGAGATAATGAAAGAGCTCTGCCCGGAGCTTGAGACGGCGACGCCCGGCAAGCCGCTCGCATGCCGCCGCCTGCCCTTCCTGCGCAACATCATCACGGTGGACTTCCGCATGAAAGGCTGCCTCACGTGGGACGAGGCCGTCGCGCGCGCACACATGACGCCGCTTGAAGAGATACACCGCCTCGCCGCCGCAGTAGACATCCACGACGTCTGCAACATGCAGTACACGAGCGGAACGACCGGCTTCCCGAAGGGCGTCATGCTCACGCACTACAACGTCGTCAACAACGGAAAGTGCATAGGCGACCGCATGGATTTGTCCACCGAGGACCGCATGATGATACAGGTGCCGATGTTCCACTGCTTCGGCATGGTGCTCGCTATGACCGCCGCTATGACGCACGGCACGACGCTTTCGCCGCTGCCTTACTTCTCGACCAAAGCGTCGCTCGCCTGCATAAACCAGGAGCACATCACCTGCTTCCACGGCGTGCCGACGATGTTCATAGCGATGATGGAGCACGAGGACTTTGCAAAGACCGACTTCTCCTACATGCGCACGGGAATCATGGCCGGAAGCCCATGCCCGATAGCGAAGATGCGCGACGTCGTCGATAAAATGAACATGAAGGAAATCGTCATAGTCTACGGTCAGACGGAGGCCTCGCCTGGCTGCACTATGAGCGACACGAGCGACTCGCTCGAGGTGCGCGTCGAAACGGTCGGACGCGCGCTGCCCGAGATAGAGTGCCGCATCGTAGACCCCGAGACGAACGAAGAATTGCCCGACAACGTGAACGGCGAGTTCGTAGCGCGCGGATACAATATAATGAAGGGCTACTACAAGATGCCCGAGGCGACGGCGGCCGCGATAGACAAAGACGGCTGGCTCCACACGGGAGACCTCGCCTGCCGCACGCCGGACGGCAACTATAAGATAACCGGCCGTCTGAAGGACATGATCATCCGCGGCGGAGAGAACATCTACCCTCAGGAGCTCGAAGAATTCCTCTACACCTATCCGAAGGTGAAGGACGTGCAGGTCATAGGGGTGCCTGACGAGGCGCTCGGCGAAGAGATATGCGCCTGCATAGTGCTCAAGGACGGAGAGACCGCTACCGAGAAGGAGATAAAAGACTACTTCCTCGCGAACATGGCGCGCCATAAATGTCCGAAGTACGTCGATTTCGTCGAGGCGTTCCCGATGAACGCCGCCGGCAAGATCCTGAAATACAAGATGCGCGAAAACGCCGTCGAGAAATACGGCCTGCAGAAGGCCGCGGCGGTAAAGACGGCGTAGCTCCGCCTCTTATCTATTGCACGAAGCCCTCCGCGCGAGAGCGCGGCGGGCTTCGTTATAAACGCGGCCTTGCACTGCCGCCGTTGTGATACAATTTATAAAATTATGCTGCAACAGGGAAGGTTTATAGAGTTTTCCGAAAGGGGTCAATGGTTTTGAACGAAAGACAGCTTGTAACGATGGACGGCAACGAGGCTGCGGCTTATATAGCCTACGCCTTCACCGAAGTCGCCGCCATATATCCGATAACGCCGTCGTCGCCGATGGCGGAGAAGACCGACGCGTGGGCCGCGAAGGGTAAGAAAAACATCTTCGGGCAGCCGGTCACTCTAATAGAGATGCAGTCCGAGGCCGGGGCCGCGGCGGCGGTCCACGGCGCGCTCGAGACCGGGGCGCTCGCCTCGTCCTTCACCTCGTCGCAGGGGCTTATGCTGATGATTCCCGTCCTGCACAGGCTTTCGGGGCAGAGGCATCCCGGCGTCCTCCACGTCGCGTCGCGTACAGTCGGCACGCACGCCTTCTCGATATTCGGAGACCACTCCGACGTTATGAACTGCCGCCAGTGCGGCCTCGCGCAGCTCTCGACCGGCAGTGTGCAGGAGATAATGGACATCGGCGGCGTCGCGCACCTCGCCGCTATAAAGGGCCGCATCCCGTTCATGCACTTCTTCGACGGCTTCCGCACATCGCACGAGATAAACAAAGTCGAGGCCATGCCCTACGAGACGCTCGCCTCGCTGCTCGACCGCGAGGCGCTCGCGGCCTTCCGCGCCGAGGCTCTGAACCCCGAGCACCCGATGATGCGCAGCACCGTGCAGAACCCCGACATCTACTTCCAGATACGCGAGGCGAACAACGGCTTCTACGACGCTCTGCCCGGCATCGTCGAGGACTACATGGCGAAGATAAGCGCGATAACGGGCCGCGAATATCATCTCTTCAACTACTACGGCGCGCCCGACGCGGAGGAAATCGTCATCGCGATGGGCTCCGTCAGCGGAGCTGCGGAAGAGACCGTCGATTACCTCAACGCGCAGGGGCGCAAGACCGGCTACGTGCAGGTGCACCTCTTCCGTCCGTTCTCGGTCGAGCATCTCTTCCGCGCCATTCCGAAGAGCGTCAAAAAAATCGCCGTCCTTGACCGCTGCAAGGAAATGGGCTCGAACGGCGGGCCGCTCTACCAGGACATATGCACGGCATTCTCGGGCAGCGGCATGAGCCCCGTCATCGTCGGAGGGCGCTACGGCCTCTCGTCGAAGGACACCGACCCGACGCAGATAATCGCCGTCTTCGACAACCTCGCGCAGGAAAATCCGAAAAACAACTTCACGATAGGCATCAACGACGACGTTACGCACCTCTCGCTGCCGCTCGGCCCGCGCGTCAATCCCGACGGCGCGCGCCAGCTCTCCTTCAAGTTCTGGGGGCTCGGCGGCGACGGCACCGTCGGCGCGAACAAGAACACGATAGATATCATCAACAGCTACACGAGCAAATACGGACAGGCCTACTTCGAGTACGACGCGAAGAAATCCTTCGGCGTCACCATCTCGCACCTGCGCTTCTCCGACACTCCTATACGCTCGTCATACCTCGTCAAGCTCGCGGACTTCGTCGCGGCGCACAATCCGACCTATATCCAGAACTACGACATAGTGAGCGAGCTCAAGGACGGCGGCACGCTGCTGCTCAACTGTCCGTGGGAGCCGGACGAGCTTGAGGAAAAAATCCCGGCGGACATACGCCGCAAACTCGCGCGCAAACACGCGAAGCTCTACACGATAAACGCGACGAAGATAGCCGAGAAGCACCACCTCGGCAGCCACGTCAACATCCCGCTCCAGTCGGCATTCTTCCACCTCGTGAACCTCATCCCGATAGAGGACGCGAAACGTTACATGGAGGACGCGGTGTGCAAGACTTTCTTCGCGAAGGGCGACGAAGTCGTCAACAACAACATCGCAGCGATAGAAGACGGCGGCGCGATGCTCGTCAAAATAGAAATTCCCGACTCGTGGGCCGAGGCTCAGGACGAGCCGAAACGCCCGCGCCCGGCAGGAGAGCCCGCGATAGTCGAAAAGCTGCTCGAGCCGATAAACCGCCAGCAGGGCGACGACCTCCCCGTCAGCGCCTTCAAGGGCTACGAGGACGGCACAGTCGAGCTCGGCCTCACGGCCTTCGAGAAACGCGCGATAGCGACGCACGTCCCCGAGTGGGACCCCGCGCGTTGCATACAGTGCAACCGCTGCGCCTACGTCTGCCCGCACGCCGTCATCCGCCCCTACCTGCTCACGGAGGAAGAAAAGGCCGCCGCGCCGCATGGTTTCCTGACGATGCCCGCGATAGGGAACAAGGGCCTCTACTTCTCGATGCAGGTCAGCCGCGACGACTGCACCGGCTGCGCGAGCTGCGTCTCCGTCTGCCCCGCGAAGGAAAAGGCGATAAAGATGGTGCCGATAGAGGAATCCAAGTCGCTGCCGGAACAGTGGGCCTACGGCCTCACGATAAGCGACAAAGAGGGGGCCTTCGACCCGTGGACTGTAAAAGGCAGCCAGTTCCGCCAGCCGCTGCTCGAATTCTCCGCGGCCTGCGCCGGCTGCGGAGAAACGCCATACGCGAAGCTCATGACCCAGCTCTTCGGAGACCGTGTATACTGGGCCAACGCGACGGGCTGCTCGCAGGCCTGGGGCGGCGCGATGCCCGGGATCCCGTACACGAAGAACAAAGCCGGAAAAGGCCCGGCGTGGTCGAACTCGCTCTTTGAGAACAACGCGGAGTTCAGCCTCGGAATGTTCCTCTCCGTCAAACAGCAGCGCGCGGCGGAGAAAATGCGCGCTGAAAAGCTCCTTTCGATGGAGATACCCGCGGAGCTCGCCGCGGCGCTGAAAAACTGGCTCGCCGCATTCGACGACTTCGACGAATCGCCGAAGGCCGGAGCGGAACTCGTATCGGCGCTCGAAGCCGCGAAGCTCAGTGGCGATGCCGCGCAGACGGCGCGCGAACTTCTGGCCAACAAGGACCACCTGTCGAAAAAGACCTTCTGGATGTACGGCGGCGACGGCTGGGCCTACGACATAGGCTTCGGCGGCCTCGACCACGTGCTCGCGATGGGCGAAAACGTCAACGCCCTCATCGTAGACACCGAAGTCTACTCCAACACAGGCGGCCAGTCCTCTAAGGCGACGCCGATAGGCGCGGTCGCGCAGTTCTGCATCAGCGGCAAAAAAGTCGCGAAAAAAGACCTCGGCGCGATGCTCATGACCTACGGCAACATCTACGTCGCGCAGGTCGCGATGGGCGCGGACATGAACCAGCTCGTCAAGGCGCTGCGCGAGGCCGAGGAATACGAAGGCCCCTCCGTCGTCATAGCCTACACGCCGTGCCTCGCGCACGGCCTCAAGTGCGGCATGGGCGGCGCGCAGGCCGAAATGAAGCGCGCCGTAGACGCGGGCTACTGGATACTCTACCGCTACGACCCGCGCAAGGAAAAGCCGCTGACGATAGACTCCAAAGCCCCGACGATGGCCTACGAGGACTTCCTCGACGGCGAAGTGCGCTACTCGGCGCTCAAACGCACCTTCCCCGAAAACGCGAAAAAATACTTTGCGGAAGGCACGCGCGAAGCCGCCGAGCGCTACAGAAAATACAAACACATGGAAGAGAGCCAGGAGCCGCAGCACGAACCGGCGAAGGACAGAGAAAGATAAAACGAAGCGCCCCGTAAAAGGGGCGCTTTTTCGCGGCTTGCGTTTATGCATAAAGGGGAAATCCGGCGCGCGTTCCGCCGCGGATAAGCCGTTCGGTCGAGGCGCCGCGCGGCGGAACGTGGTACGCTTATCCGTGGAAGTTTGTCTTTGCGGACTGCGGACGAAAATCGGAAATCTCTTGAAAAAATGAGACTCGGCCGCGGCTGTGCGGCGAAGAAGGAGGCGCGCGGAATGTCCGAAGAATTTACGATCTGCGTCGAAACGGAGCGCGGCGCTGCGCTCGTCGCGGAGCTTCTCTCGCTTTGGGAAAACTCCGTGCGCGCGAGCCATGATTTCCTCGCTGACGGCGGCGTGGAATTTTACCGCCCCTACGTCGAAGAGGCGCTGAGGAGCCTGCCGCTGCTCGTGACAGCGCGGCGCGCTGGGCGGGCCGCCGGCTTCATGGGCGTCACGTCGTCGCACCTCGACGCGCTCTTTGCCGCGCCGGAATATTTCGGAGGCGGCGCCGGGGCCATGCTCATGCGCGAAGCTCTCGCGCGCGGCGTCCGCTCCGTAGACGTGAACGAACAGAACGCGCGCGCCCGCCGTTTCTACGAAAAGCACGGCTTCCGCGCAGTAAGCCGCCGCGAGACCGACGACTGCGGAAAGCCCTACCCGATACTGCGGATGGAACTGGCGGAAGATGATTGACAAAAAAGGCGGCGCGCGGCGTTACGAGGGGACAGCCAATGGAGCTCGATGAAAAACTTATGGACGCGCTTTATTCCATCGACTGGTTTTCAAACTGCGGAAAGGCAGCGGCGGTTGAAAACGCGGAAGCCGTCGCCTCGCTCTCAAAGCTCAAACGGTCGATACGGTCAATCAGATATGAAAACGCTGTCCTGGACCGTCAGGGCGATTTTACGGCCGCGCTCTGCGCCTCCCATCGGGAAGAATACAATAAGTGGTGGAACGTACTGGCCGGGCGGTTCAAAGCCGAACGCCTTCCCAAATTGCTCGAGATGTGGGAAAGCGCCCTCGCTCCGCTGGGATTGAATGAAAAATATATAATCAACGATATTTCCTTCAACGTCCTGAACATAGCAATGATAGACGCTTATAAAGAACAGCTCCCGACGCCGGATTTTTTCAAGACCATGCTCGCGGTTTACCGGAGCGGACGCCTGATATGCGGATGGACGGGAAATATAGAAAAAGGCAAATTTCTCGTCTACTGACGCGCGCGGCGAACTGCGCGCCGTTGTAGATGTTTGTGCTCCATATCTTCCCGAACTTCGCCTCGATACGACGGACGCGCAGAAGCCCCTGCCGCAGACGCCAGCGTCCGGTTCCTCTGCCGTGAGGACAGGGAGGGCTTCGGCGTCGCCGCGGTACAGGCCGTCCTTCCGTTCGGCGCATCCGTCTTGGAATATTTCTATTTTTTATCAGCTCACAGCGCGGCAGATTGATCAGTATAATTTACCATAGCTAAAAAGCATGATTTCAATATAACATATCTGCATTAGACATTATATCCGTATGTGCATAAAATCAGAATCAGCAAAGGCTGCGGGACGGCTGAGGAGATATTAGATAAAAATTTGGCAAAGCGGAAGCGATGTCCGACCGGCGACGTTTTAACAACGCTTTGCGAA
The window above is part of the Cloacibacillus sp. An23 genome. Proteins encoded here:
- a CDS encoding GNAT family N-acetyltransferase, which codes for MSEEFTICVETERGAALVAELLSLWENSVRASHDFLADGGVEFYRPYVEEALRSLPLLVTARRAGRAAGFMGVTSSHLDALFAAPEYFGGGAGAMLMREALARGVRSVDVNEQNARARRFYEKHGFRAVSRRETDDCGKPYPILRMELAEDD
- a CDS encoding AMP-binding protein, with protein sequence MKLSFSTFGWHDYTWQDFCAVAKDGGFAGIEVHNIHEPKLSEKTSIFDPAMANAAHREMTEAGLSIPCIDTWHNIADAAMFDENCAEIREYIETAKNLRIPYVRLGAKDAGKSYEEERGAVKAIIDAVLPAAREAGVTLLIETIGIFSDTDRLCEVLNSYACDNLAALWDLQHTFRDAGEAPEKTVKNLGAYIKHVHLKDSEIVDCAVEYRLVCEGSLPIDAMMRSLYSLNYDGFISLEWNPEWMPDIANLELISLHFVNTMNRFGSPARMVKSKRLYESKRGKGLYPWQKDKLIEKTFPQVLDRIVEEFPDQYAFKYTTLNYTRTYSEFRDDVDEFARALVSLGVRPGSHVAIWATNLPQWYLTFWATTKIGAVLVTVNTAYKIHEAEYLLRQSDTHTLVMIKGYRDSHYDEIMKELCPELETATPGKPLACRRLPFLRNIITVDFRMKGCLTWDEAVARAHMTPLEEIHRLAAAVDIHDVCNMQYTSGTTGFPKGVMLTHYNVVNNGKCIGDRMDLSTEDRMMIQVPMFHCFGMVLAMTAAMTHGTTLSPLPYFSTKASLACINQEHITCFHGVPTMFIAMMEHEDFAKTDFSYMRTGIMAGSPCPIAKMRDVVDKMNMKEIVIVYGQTEASPGCTMSDTSDSLEVRVETVGRALPEIECRIVDPETNEELPDNVNGEFVARGYNIMKGYYKMPEATAAAIDKDGWLHTGDLACRTPDGNYKITGRLKDMIIRGGENIYPQELEEFLYTYPKVKDVQVIGVPDEALGEEICACIVLKDGETATEKEIKDYFLANMARHKCPKYVDFVEAFPMNAAGKILKYKMRENAVEKYGLQKAAAVKTA
- the nifJ gene encoding pyruvate:ferredoxin (flavodoxin) oxidoreductase, producing the protein MNERQLVTMDGNEAAAYIAYAFTEVAAIYPITPSSPMAEKTDAWAAKGKKNIFGQPVTLIEMQSEAGAAAAVHGALETGALASSFTSSQGLMLMIPVLHRLSGQRHPGVLHVASRTVGTHAFSIFGDHSDVMNCRQCGLAQLSTGSVQEIMDIGGVAHLAAIKGRIPFMHFFDGFRTSHEINKVEAMPYETLASLLDREALAAFRAEALNPEHPMMRSTVQNPDIYFQIREANNGFYDALPGIVEDYMAKISAITGREYHLFNYYGAPDAEEIVIAMGSVSGAAEETVDYLNAQGRKTGYVQVHLFRPFSVEHLFRAIPKSVKKIAVLDRCKEMGSNGGPLYQDICTAFSGSGMSPVIVGGRYGLSSKDTDPTQIIAVFDNLAQENPKNNFTIGINDDVTHLSLPLGPRVNPDGARQLSFKFWGLGGDGTVGANKNTIDIINSYTSKYGQAYFEYDAKKSFGVTISHLRFSDTPIRSSYLVKLADFVAAHNPTYIQNYDIVSELKDGGTLLLNCPWEPDELEEKIPADIRRKLARKHAKLYTINATKIAEKHHLGSHVNIPLQSAFFHLVNLIPIEDAKRYMEDAVCKTFFAKGDEVVNNNIAAIEDGGAMLVKIEIPDSWAEAQDEPKRPRPAGEPAIVEKLLEPINRQQGDDLPVSAFKGYEDGTVELGLTAFEKRAIATHVPEWDPARCIQCNRCAYVCPHAVIRPYLLTEEEKAAAPHGFLTMPAIGNKGLYFSMQVSRDDCTGCASCVSVCPAKEKAIKMVPIEESKSLPEQWAYGLTISDKEGAFDPWTVKGSQFRQPLLEFSAACAGCGETPYAKLMTQLFGDRVYWANATGCSQAWGGAMPGIPYTKNKAGKGPAWSNSLFENNAEFSLGMFLSVKQQRAAEKMRAEKLLSMEIPAELAAALKNWLAAFDDFDESPKAGAELVSALEAAKLSGDAAQTARELLANKDHLSKKTFWMYGGDGWAYDIGFGGLDHVLAMGENVNALIVDTEVYSNTGGQSSKATPIGAVAQFCISGKKVAKKDLGAMLMTYGNIYVAQVAMGADMNQLVKALREAEEYEGPSVVIAYTPCLAHGLKCGMGGAQAEMKRAVDAGYWILYRYDPRKEKPLTIDSKAPTMAYEDFLDGEVRYSALKRTFPENAKKYFAEGTREAAERYRKYKHMEESQEPQHEPAKDRER